A segment of the Verrucomicrobiota bacterium genome:
CTCATTCATGACCTTCATGGCCTCAATGATACAGACAACGCTTTCCGGCCCCACCTCGGAACCGATCTCCACATAGTTAGGCGAATCAGGAGAAGCCGCAGCGTAGAATGTTCCAATCATCGGGGACTTAATGTCGATCGTCCCTGCATGGACGTCGTCCACCGGCAACGCGGCGGGGACAGCACCGGAAGGGGTGGATCCAGATCCAGTGGGCAGGTGCTGAGGAGGCGGGACCTCTGCTAACATCGTCGGGATCGCAACACCCCCCCCCCCGCGCTTCAACTTTATCTTGAAATCCTGACGCTCCAACTCGAACTCTGAAATCGAGTTCTTCTTCATCAGGTCGATGATCGCCTTAATATCTCGAAGGTCCACAGATTGTTTTCCGACAGTTATGAAACGCTGCCACACAGGCTTCCTAACATCCTTCAGAAGCAAAAAAGCAGCGATCCTGTGGACCCTGCCTTTTGTCATCCGCGAAGCTTGAGAAAAGACTACCGACCCAACCCATTGAGGTCAAGACCCAACCTAGCCAAAGCATCATCGTGAAGTTCGATTCGAATGGAATCTTGCGAATTCATTTCTTCTTTAACATTAAAGCTGCAGAAAGTCCGAGCAAGTAAGAATGAGCCCCAAACCCCGCGATCACACCGGCACAAACGGCCGAAATCATCGAATGATGCCGGAAGGATTCACGGGAATAAACATTTGAAAGATGGACCTCAATCGTCGGCACACCCGCCCCGGATAGAGCATCGCGAAGAGCAATGCTGGTATGAGTGTAAGCTCCGGCGTTAACGATATAAAAATCCGCATCTTTTCGAAATTCCTGAACCCAATCAATTAATTCCCCCTCTGAATTCGTTTGCCGAAAGATCAATTCGACCCCGAACTTTTCGCATTGCGACCGGAGCATCGATTCGATTTCAGTCAGAGTCACAGACCCGTATATGCCTGGCTCCCGAGTTCCTAGGAGATTAAGATTGGGTCCGTTCAGTACCGCGATTTTCATGAGCTTCAACCTTTCCTTCTACCTCGTTTCGACCTGAACCTGAGCTTGAGCATGCCCGTCGGCCATCAATCCGCCCAGCCAAAAAAATGCCAGCCATATCAATGCCGGAATATACAAACCGAATTCCACGGTGGACTGAACGCCAAAACCGACCAAGCCCAACCACGGCCAAAACCTCTGTTGACATCTAAAACTGTATCGATATAGCCAAAGCAAGGACCCTGGAAGAATCAAAACAAAAAGCAAGGCACCAACCCATCCTGAGTCGCTTGCTTGCTGAAGATAATCGTTATGGACCAGTCGCGCCATCTCAGATTCCGGACGTTTCACCTGAGCGTAAATCATGGAGAATGAACCAGGCCCCGTCCCCAGTCCAGGATGTGATTTCGCATTGTTCCAGGCCGCCGACCAATAGTCGAACCTTGCCCCCACACTGGTCGCCCCTCTGGCAAAGTATCCCTCATATCGCCACAGAAAAAAGCCCAACCCCACCCCACCAGCCAGCGCCAGCATCGACCATCTTTTCCAATTATTCTCCGAATAACGCCAGCCCACCAGCCCAATCACTCCCAAAGCAATTAACCAACCCGCTTTGGATCCCGACCAAATCAGACAAGCGCCCCCGCCATAAATCAGCGCTCCTAAGCCGACTAAGCCCATCA
Coding sequences within it:
- the accB gene encoding acetyl-CoA carboxylase biotin carboxyl carrier protein, encoding MTKGRVHRIAAFLLLKDVRKPVWQRFITVGKQSVDLRDIKAIIDLMKKNSISEFELERQDFKIKLKRGGGGVAIPTMLAEVPPPQHLPTGSGSTPSGAVPAALPVDDVHAGTIDIKSPMIGTFYAAASPDSPNYVEIGSEVGPESVVCIIEAMKVMNEIKAEVKGVIVEVLVENAKPVEFGQPLFKVRPK
- the aroQ gene encoding type II 3-dehydroquinate dehydratase — encoded protein: MKIAVLNGPNLNLLGTREPGIYGSVTLTEIESMLRSQCEKFGVELIFRQTNSEGELIDWVQEFRKDADFYIVNAGAYTHTSIALRDALSGAGVPTIEVHLSNVYSRESFRHHSMISAVCAGVIAGFGAHSYLLGLSAALMLKKK